From a single Okeanomitos corallinicola TIOX110 genomic region:
- a CDS encoding GAF domain-containing protein — MTLPNAGSVLATLTELTQVNRTQSLLSRVKDLSVNEFVCLLDFITAEFQQFLRAIDLINNEALEGMLEKVLEAITLKIGQILQAEHTAIFLVDYDKAQLWSKVPQDKNQKFLEIRTPLNVGIPGHVATTGKYLNIAETANHPLFSRELEKQMGYKIRNLLCMPVVSSKKQTVAVVQLANKAGSIPFSEDDEKSFLDFAASIGIILESCQSFYVAARNQRGATALLRATQTLGQSLDLEATLQIVMEQARILMQADRSTLFLYRKEMGELWTKVATVNEKKLIEIQIPSNRGIAGYVASTGKALNIPDAYQDPRFDPTTDNKTGYVTRNILCLPVFNSANELIGVTQLINKDQGSFTSSDEEFMRAFNIQAGIALENARLFENVLLERQYQKDILQSLSDAVISTDMQGQIVTINDAALELLGCPLRAANRTVNKVLWKENLVGRKVWEVVPIENLQMRLEDSLKYASRHYVPEQDLSVGLYEVKKDATKLGNPRHQKLILAMSDRQNPHVFIPWNQPLTPQSELLSADVVKELERSINLTINPLTNPEGGVRGGLVVLEDISREKRLKSTMYRYLTPHVAEQVMALGDDSLMVGERKEVTILFSDIRGYTTLTENLGAAEVVSLLNQYFETMVESVFQYEGTLDKFIGDALMAVFGAPLPLPENHAWRAVQSALDMRRRLQEFNHRRIVQSQPQIHFGIGISSGEVVSGNIGSRKRMDYTVIGDGVNLSSRLEGVTKEYGCDIVISEFTYNLCRDCVWVRQLDKIRVKGKHQAVDIYELIGDRSTPLDDQTQEFLYNYDAGRAAYKSQNFTQAVAYFKTAKRIRPQDQATDIHLERAYNYQKMPPPTSWDGTWTMVTK; from the coding sequence ATGACACTACCTAATGCCGGCAGCGTCTTGGCTACATTAACTGAACTAACTCAAGTTAATCGCACCCAGTCCCTACTTAGTCGGGTTAAAGACCTTTCTGTTAACGAATTTGTTTGTCTACTGGACTTTATCACGGCAGAGTTTCAGCAGTTTCTCAGAGCTATTGATTTGATTAATAATGAAGCTCTAGAAGGGATGTTGGAAAAGGTCTTAGAAGCCATCACTTTAAAAATTGGTCAAATTCTCCAAGCTGAACATACAGCAATTTTTTTGGTTGACTACGATAAAGCTCAGTTGTGGTCAAAAGTTCCCCAAGATAAAAATCAAAAATTCTTAGAAATTCGTACCCCTTTAAATGTAGGTATTCCCGGTCATGTGGCTACCACAGGCAAATATTTGAATATTGCGGAAACTGCAAACCATCCTCTTTTTAGTCGAGAGTTGGAAAAGCAAATGGGTTATAAAATCCGCAATCTTTTGTGTATGCCTGTGGTCAGTAGTAAAAAGCAAACTGTAGCGGTTGTACAACTGGCAAATAAAGCCGGTAGTATTCCTTTTTCTGAAGATGACGAAAAGTCATTTTTGGATTTTGCCGCCTCCATTGGCATTATTTTAGAAAGTTGTCAGTCTTTTTATGTAGCGGCTAGAAATCAACGTGGTGCAACGGCTTTGTTACGTGCTACCCAGACTTTAGGGCAAAGTTTAGATTTAGAAGCAACTTTGCAGATAGTCATGGAACAAGCCCGGATTTTGATGCAAGCAGACCGCAGCACACTGTTTTTGTATCGCAAGGAAATGGGGGAATTGTGGACAAAGGTAGCAACAGTTAATGAGAAAAAACTCATAGAAATTCAGATTCCTTCTAATCGCGGTATTGCTGGTTATGTCGCTTCTACAGGTAAAGCCTTAAATATACCCGATGCTTACCAAGATCCCCGTTTTGATCCGACTACAGATAATAAAACTGGCTATGTCACTCGCAATATTTTATGTTTACCTGTTTTTAATTCTGCCAATGAGTTAATTGGTGTTACTCAATTAATTAATAAAGATCAAGGTAGTTTTACTTCTTCAGATGAAGAGTTTATGAGGGCTTTTAATATCCAGGCGGGAATAGCTTTGGAAAATGCCCGTTTATTTGAAAATGTATTGTTAGAAAGACAGTATCAAAAAGATATTCTGCAAAGTTTGTCTGATGCGGTGATTTCTACAGATATGCAAGGTCAGATAGTTACTATTAATGATGCAGCTTTAGAGTTACTGGGTTGTCCTTTGCGCGCAGCTAATAGAACTGTTAACAAAGTTCTGTGGAAAGAAAATCTAGTAGGGCGTAAAGTTTGGGAAGTTGTACCAATTGAAAATTTACAAATGCGTTTGGAAGATAGTTTAAAATATGCTTCTAGACATTATGTCCCAGAACAAGACCTATCAGTGGGATTATATGAAGTTAAAAAAGATGCTACTAAACTAGGGAATCCCAGACATCAAAAGTTAATTTTGGCCATGAGCGATCGCCAAAATCCTCATGTTTTTATTCCTTGGAATCAACCGCTAACTCCACAATCTGAATTACTGAGTGCGGATGTAGTGAAAGAATTAGAAAGGAGTATCAATTTAACTATTAATCCTCTCACTAACCCAGAAGGGGGAGTTAGGGGTGGTTTGGTGGTTCTGGAAGATATTAGCCGAGAAAAACGCCTTAAAAGCACTATGTACCGTTATCTGACACCCCATGTTGCCGAGCAGGTCATGGCTTTGGGTGATGATAGTTTGATGGTGGGTGAAAGAAAAGAAGTCACAATTTTATTTTCTGATATTCGCGGTTATACAACTCTGACGGAAAATTTGGGTGCGGCTGAGGTGGTATCACTATTGAATCAATACTTTGAAACGATGGTGGAATCGGTTTTTCAGTACGAAGGAACTTTAGATAAGTTTATTGGTGATGCGTTAATGGCCGTGTTTGGTGCGCCCTTACCACTACCAGAAAATCACGCTTGGCGAGCAGTACAATCAGCTTTAGATATGCGTCGGCGGTTGCAAGAATTTAATCACAGACGAATTGTTCAATCTCAACCACAGATTCATTTTGGCATTGGGATTAGTTCGGGGGAAGTGGTTTCGGGGAATATCGGTTCTCGGAAACGGATGGATTATACAGTTATTGGTGATGGTGTGAATTTAAGTTCTCGCTTGGAAGGTGTAACCAAAGAATACGGCTGTGATATTGTTATTAGCGAATTTACTTATAATTTATGTCGTGATTGCGTGTGGGTGCGCCAACTAGACAAGATTCGTGTGAAGGGTAAACACCAAGCTGTAGATATCTATGAGTTAATTGGCGATCGCTCAACTCCCCTAGATGATCAAACCCAAGAGTTTTTATACAATTATGAT
- a CDS encoding glycosyltransferase family 1 protein: MRIALFTETFLPKVDGIVTRLRHTVDHLQRDGNQVLVVAPEGGITEHKGAKVYGITGFPLPLYPELKLALPRPAIGHALEQFKPDVIHVVNPAVLGLSGIFYSKVLKIPLVASYHTHLPQYLEHYGLGMLEGLLWELLKGAHNQAELNLCTSTVMVEELAAHGIERLDLWQRGVDTELFHPDLASAEMRSHLSQGHPESPLLLYVGRLSAEKEIERIKPILEAIPDARLALVGDGPNRQNLEKHFAGTNTHFVGYLMGKELGSAFASADTFIFPSRTETLGLVLLEAMAAGCPVVAARSGGIPDIVTDGVNGYLFDPKADIQEAIDVTIKLLKQRQEIAIIRKNARAEAEKWGWSAATQQLQDYYQRVIGHS, translated from the coding sequence ATGAGAATTGCCCTATTCACTGAAACTTTTTTACCCAAGGTTGATGGTATTGTCACCCGTCTCCGCCATACTGTTGATCATCTGCAACGAGACGGAAATCAAGTCTTGGTCGTTGCCCCAGAAGGCGGCATTACAGAACACAAAGGAGCGAAAGTTTACGGAATCACAGGATTTCCTCTACCTTTGTATCCAGAGTTAAAATTAGCACTACCCCGCCCTGCTATTGGTCACGCTTTAGAACAGTTTAAACCAGATGTTATTCATGTTGTTAATCCGGCAGTATTAGGATTATCAGGTATTTTTTATAGTAAAGTTCTGAAAATTCCCTTGGTGGCTTCCTACCATACCCATTTACCTCAATATCTGGAACATTACGGTCTAGGGATGTTAGAAGGTTTACTTTGGGAACTACTCAAAGGGGCTCACAACCAAGCTGAGTTGAATTTGTGTACCTCCACAGTCATGGTAGAGGAATTGGCCGCCCACGGAATTGAAAGATTGGATTTGTGGCAGAGGGGAGTAGATACAGAATTATTTCATCCTGATTTAGCCAGTGCAGAAATGCGATCGCACTTATCCCAAGGACATCCAGAAAGCCCCTTATTACTTTATGTAGGTCGTCTTTCGGCTGAAAAGGAAATTGAACGGATTAAACCAATTTTAGAAGCTATTCCCGATGCACGTTTAGCCTTGGTTGGAGATGGTCCCAATCGTCAGAATCTAGAAAAGCACTTTGCTGGTACAAATACCCATTTCGTTGGTTATCTAATGGGTAAAGAATTAGGTTCTGCTTTTGCCAGTGCTGATACCTTTATTTTTCCTTCCCGTACAGAAACATTAGGTTTAGTCCTCCTAGAAGCCATGGCCGCAGGATGTCCAGTAGTGGCAGCCCGTTCTGGTGGTATTCCCGATATTGTCACAGATGGAGTTAATGGTTATCTTTTTGACCCGAAAGCAGACATTCAAGAGGCGATTGATGTTACCATAAAGTTGTTAAAACAGAGACAAGAAATAGCAATTATCCGTAAAAATGCCCGTGCAGAAGCAGAGAAATGGGGATGGTCTGCTGCTACACAACAATTACAAGACTACTATCAAAGAGTGATAGGTCACAGCTGA
- a CDS encoding NAD-dependent epimerase/dehydratase family protein encodes MKVLVIGGDGYCGWATALYLSNRGYEVGILDSLVRRHWDNELGVETLTPIAPIQQRLQRWKDLTGKAIDLFIGDINNYSFLHKALHQFQPDAIVHFGEQRSAPFSMIDREHAVLTQVNNVVGTLNLLYIMREDFPDCHLVKLGTMGEYGTPNIDIEEGYITIEHNGRKDTLPYPKQPGSMYHLSKVHDSHNIHFACRVWGLRATDLNQGIVYGVLTEETGMDELLINRLDYDGVFGTALNRFCIQSAVGHPLTVYGKGGQTRGFLDIRDTVRCVEIAIANPAQPGEFRVFNQFTELFGIGDLALMVKKAGNTMGLKIEINNIDNPRVELEEHYFNAKNTKLLDLGLQPHYLSDSLLDSLLNFAVKYQTRVDHNQILPKVSWHRK; translated from the coding sequence ATGAAAGTCCTGGTTATTGGTGGCGATGGGTATTGCGGTTGGGCAACTGCACTCTACCTTTCTAATCGAGGTTATGAAGTTGGAATTTTAGACAGTTTGGTGCGTCGGCACTGGGATAATGAACTCGGTGTTGAGACTCTAACCCCAATAGCACCAATTCAGCAACGTCTCCAACGATGGAAAGATTTAACTGGTAAGGCGATTGACCTGTTTATAGGCGATATCAACAATTACAGTTTTCTGCATAAAGCTTTGCATCAATTTCAACCTGATGCCATAGTACATTTTGGTGAACAGCGTTCAGCCCCATTTTCAATGATTGACCGTGAACACGCAGTTCTCACACAGGTCAATAACGTAGTGGGTACATTGAACTTGCTGTACATCATGCGGGAAGACTTCCCCGATTGTCATTTGGTGAAATTGGGAACAATGGGTGAATATGGTACACCCAACATTGATATTGAAGAAGGCTATATCACCATTGAACATAACGGCCGGAAGGATACATTGCCCTATCCTAAACAGCCCGGTTCAATGTATCACTTGAGCAAAGTTCATGATAGCCATAATATTCACTTTGCTTGCCGGGTTTGGGGCTTACGCGCAACAGACCTGAATCAAGGTATTGTTTATGGCGTTCTCACCGAAGAAACCGGTATGGACGAACTACTAATTAACCGCCTTGATTATGATGGTGTATTTGGTACAGCGTTAAACCGTTTCTGTATTCAATCAGCTGTGGGACATCCCCTGACTGTCTATGGTAAAGGTGGACAGACTCGTGGTTTCTTGGATATTCGGGACACTGTACGCTGTGTTGAAATAGCGATCGCCAATCCTGCCCAACCTGGAGAATTCCGTGTATTTAACCAATTCACAGAATTATTCGGTATTGGTGACTTGGCCTTGATGGTGAAAAAAGCAGGTAACACAATGGGTCTAAAGATAGAAATCAATAACATTGATAACCCCAGGGTGGAACTAGAAGAACATTACTTCAACGCCAAAAACACCAAGTTGTTAGATTTAGGCCTACAACCTCACTATCTCTCAGATTCTCTACTTGATTCACTGTTAAACTTTGCAGTCAAGTATCAGACGCGAGTGGATCATAACCAAATTCTGCCCAAAGTTTCTTGGCACAGAAAATAG
- a CDS encoding AAA family ATPase, whose translation MKEELNILIQAQYPLIYLVTSEEERAEQAIFKVATTDVKPQRRVYVWTVTHGIVEYGQPRSTTQHNTVSPEAAIEWIIRQKEPGIFILKDLHPFIDAPATTRSLRDAIASFKGMQKNIILMSPMQQVPIELEKEVVVLDFQLPDMPELNKVLTQHQEQNRGRRLTTEAREKLLRAALGLTKDEAEKVYRKAQVTAGRLTEDEVDIVLSEKKQLIRRNGILEYIEEDETIEAVGGLEELKKWLKQRSNAFTERAREYGLPQPKGMLILGVPGCGKSLIAKTTSRLWGLPILRLDMGRVYDGSMVGRSEANLRNALKTAESISPTILFIDELDKSFAGSSGSGDSDGGTSSRIFGSFLTWMQEKKSPVFVMATANRVERLPGEFLRKGRFDEIFFVDLPTPEERQDIFNIHLTKRREDIARFDLEQLAKMSDGFSGAEIEQAVVAAMYEAFAQDREFTQLDIIAALKATLPLSRTMQEQVTALRDWARQRARPAASSVAEYQRMEF comes from the coding sequence ATGAAAGAAGAGCTCAATATCTTAATTCAAGCTCAATACCCTTTAATCTACCTTGTGACCTCCGAGGAAGAACGGGCAGAGCAAGCAATTTTTAAAGTCGCTACTACTGATGTAAAACCTCAACGCCGAGTTTATGTTTGGACAGTAACTCATGGCATTGTGGAATATGGTCAACCCCGTAGTACAACTCAACACAATACCGTTTCACCAGAGGCGGCTATTGAATGGATAATTCGGCAGAAAGAACCCGGTATATTTATTCTTAAAGATTTACATCCTTTTATTGATGCGCCAGCTACAACTAGATCACTACGGGATGCGATCGCTAGTTTTAAGGGAATGCAAAAGAACATCATCTTGATGTCTCCGATGCAGCAAGTACCCATAGAATTAGAAAAAGAAGTTGTAGTTCTCGACTTTCAACTGCCGGATATGCCAGAGTTAAATAAAGTATTAACTCAGCACCAAGAACAAAATCGTGGCAGACGATTAACAACCGAGGCACGGGAAAAACTTCTTAGAGCCGCTTTAGGTCTAACTAAAGACGAAGCTGAGAAAGTGTACCGTAAGGCTCAGGTAACAGCAGGGCGGTTGACGGAAGATGAAGTTGATATAGTTTTATCAGAAAAGAAACAACTCATACGCCGTAATGGTATATTAGAGTACATCGAAGAAGACGAAACTATTGAAGCTGTTGGCGGTCTGGAAGAGTTAAAAAAGTGGCTAAAACAACGCTCCAACGCCTTTACAGAAAGAGCCAGAGAGTATGGTTTGCCCCAACCTAAAGGGATGTTAATTTTAGGTGTTCCTGGTTGTGGTAAGTCACTAATTGCCAAAACTACTTCCCGTTTGTGGGGTTTACCAATTTTAAGATTAGATATGGGGCGGGTTTACGACGGCTCAATGGTGGGTCGGAGTGAAGCAAATCTGCGGAACGCCCTGAAGACGGCAGAATCTATTTCCCCAACGATTCTGTTTATTGACGAGTTGGACAAATCCTTTGCGGGTAGCTCTGGTTCTGGCGATTCTGATGGGGGGACATCAAGTAGAATTTTTGGCTCATTTCTGACCTGGATGCAGGAAAAGAAATCACCAGTATTCGTAATGGCGACAGCTAACCGGGTAGAACGACTACCAGGGGAGTTTTTAAGAAAAGGTCGCTTTGATGAAATTTTCTTTGTGGATCTGCCCACACCAGAAGAACGTCAGGATATCTTCAACATTCACCTGACCAAACGCCGGGAAGATATTGCTAGATTTGATCTAGAACAACTAGCAAAGATGTCTGATGGTTTTTCTGGGGCAGAAATTGAACAGGCGGTCGTGGCGGCGATGTATGAAGCTTTTGCCCAAGATCGGGAGTTCACCCAATTAGATATTATTGCTGCACTCAAGGCTACTTTGCCGCTGTCAAGAACGATGCAAGAACAGGTCACAGCTTTAAGAGACTGGGCCAGACAGCGTGCTAGACCAGCAGCGTCCTCTGTCGCTGAATACCAGCGGATGGAGTTCTAA
- a CDS encoding DUF1257 domain-containing protein yields MSHFSTLRTKITDAEILKASLRDLGISVKTEADVRGYNGQRLRSDIVAVLEGEYDLGWSRNSDGSFDLIADLWGVAKKHNQTELINSINQKYAVNKTLAEVKQRGLQNANVKLVLQ; encoded by the coding sequence ATGTCTCACTTTAGCACTCTGCGTACCAAGATCACCGATGCCGAAATCCTCAAAGCGTCTTTGCGCGACTTGGGTATCAGCGTCAAGACAGAAGCTGATGTTCGTGGTTATAACGGTCAGCGCCTACGTTCCGACATCGTTGCTGTATTGGAAGGCGAGTACGATTTAGGTTGGTCTCGCAATAGCGATGGTTCTTTTGACCTAATCGCTGACTTGTGGGGCGTTGCTAAAAAGCACAACCAAACCGAGTTGATCAACTCTATTAACCAAAAATACGCCGTTAACAAGACCTTAGCAGAAGTAAAACAGCGCGGCTTGCAAAACGCTAACGTTAAGTTGGTATTGCAATAA
- a CDS encoding helix-turn-helix transcriptional regulator, which translates to MILNERQYIITKAQINKFQSAIENLKKKVPPEDNKNEQLRYKSHLASLNGELEELLEQVEEYENLKDRKIHKLECKSLEELPEALIKARIFRGLTQAQLAELLNVKEQQVQRDEANQYANSSFTKILKVQRALNIEIREEVIFR; encoded by the coding sequence ATGATTTTAAATGAACGTCAATATATAATTACTAAAGCTCAGATTAACAAATTTCAATCAGCTATAGAAAATCTGAAAAAAAAAGTACCTCCAGAAGATAATAAAAACGAACAGTTACGATATAAATCACATCTAGCGTCACTCAATGGTGAACTAGAAGAACTGTTAGAACAAGTAGAAGAATATGAAAATCTCAAGGACAGAAAAATACACAAATTAGAATGTAAATCTTTGGAAGAATTACCAGAAGCATTAATTAAAGCGCGGATTTTTCGAGGTTTAACTCAGGCACAATTAGCAGAACTTTTAAATGTGAAAGAACAACAAGTGCAACGTGATGAAGCTAATCAATATGCTAATTCTAGTTTCACAAAAATTTTGAAAGTTCAACGTGCTTTAAATATTGAAATTAGGGAGGAAGTAATTTTTAGATAA
- a CDS encoding type II toxin-antitoxin system HicA family toxin, with translation MPKKIRELKAMVVKVGYVLQPGRGKGSHTYWKHPLLPEEPLTIPGKDGDDAPLYLERNIQRVLKKLKELKNSENKKGEE, from the coding sequence ATGCCGAAGAAGATCAGAGAATTGAAAGCAATGGTTGTAAAAGTTGGGTATGTCCTTCAACCAGGTAGAGGTAAAGGAAGTCATACTTATTGGAAACATCCTTTACTACCAGAAGAACCTTTAACCATACCAGGGAAAGATGGGGATGATGCTCCGCTATATTTAGAGAGAAATATTCAACGGGTGCTGAAAAAGCTTAAAGAATTGAAAAACTCAGAAAATAAGAAAGGTGAAGAATGA
- a CDS encoding type II toxin-antitoxin system HicB family antitoxin codes for MNYHYSMVIQWSEEDKLFLVHLPEFPWQEFHTHGRTYEEAARNGQEVIETFVEMLKEENKVLPEPRMLPKKPLQVA; via the coding sequence ATGAACTATCACTACAGTATGGTAATTCAATGGTCAGAGGAAGATAAACTTTTTTTAGTCCACTTACCTGAGTTTCCCTGGCAAGAGTTTCATACACATGGTAGAACTTATGAGGAAGCTGCTAGAAATGGACAGGAAGTAATTGAGACTTTTGTGGAAATGTTGAAGGAAGAAAATAAAGTATTACCAGAACCGAGAATGCTGCCTAAAAAACCATTACAGGTTGCTTAA
- a CDS encoding type II toxin-antitoxin system VapC family toxin: protein MGINYLIDTHILLWWFFDDPKLDKLCREIIKNPDHHILVSSVSPWEIATKYRIGKLPEAKDILPIYSQLLIQSQFIELTINSNHAIRAGTLPIDHRDPFDRMIMAQAEIEKMPVITYDQAFYTGLIEVIPNPENP from the coding sequence ATGGGAATAAATTATCTGATTGATACCCATATTTTATTATGGTGGTTTTTTGATGATCCTAAACTTGATAAATTATGCAGAGAAATCATTAAAAATCCCGATCATCATATTTTAGTTAGTAGCGTATCCCCTTGGGAAATAGCCACTAAATACCGTATTGGTAAACTACCTGAAGCAAAAGACATATTACCAATTTATTCACAACTATTAATTCAATCACAATTTATTGAACTAACTATTAATTCCAATCATGCTATTAGAGCAGGTACTTTACCTATAGATCATCGAGATCCTTTTGATCGTATGATTATGGCTCAAGCGGAAATCGAAAAAATGCCAGTTATCACCTATGATCAAGCATTTTATACAGGATTGATTGAAGTAATTCCTAATCCTGAAAATCCTTAA
- a CDS encoding prohibitin family protein, which translates to MRNNTLNFSNNYRLFFYLGGGLFLLILAMMIRPFAIINAGERGVVMQFGKVQDEVLDEGIHPIIPIVTSVKRLNVRVQQNTFKAGAASKDLQTITTELAVNWHIDPLKVNKVFQQIGDEDLIISGIMTPGVSEVLKAATAKKTAEEIITKRTELKQEIDSHLRERLASYGVIVDDVSLVNFSFSPEFSRAIEAKQIAEQEAKQASFIAQKATQEAQAEVNRAKGQAEAQRLQRLTLTPELLQKQAIEKWDGRFPMVMGGDGAVPLININPNDLSTGQKKN; encoded by the coding sequence ATGAGAAATAACACCTTAAATTTTAGTAATAATTATCGCCTCTTCTTTTACTTAGGTGGTGGTTTATTCTTATTAATTTTAGCTATGATGATTCGTCCGTTTGCCATTATTAATGCTGGTGAGCGCGGTGTTGTCATGCAGTTTGGCAAAGTCCAAGACGAAGTTTTAGATGAAGGTATTCACCCTATTATTCCCATTGTCACATCAGTCAAAAGGCTGAATGTGCGAGTTCAACAGAATACTTTTAAAGCTGGTGCAGCTTCTAAGGATTTACAAACTATTACCACTGAATTAGCTGTAAACTGGCACATTGACCCCTTAAAAGTTAATAAAGTCTTTCAACAAATTGGGGATGAAGATTTAATTATTTCGGGAATTATGACACCTGGTGTTTCCGAAGTTTTGAAAGCAGCTACAGCTAAAAAAACTGCTGAGGAAATAATTACTAAAAGAACTGAACTCAAACAAGAAATTGATTCTCATTTAAGAGAAAGATTAGCATCCTATGGTGTAATTGTAGATGATGTCTCTTTAGTTAATTTCTCTTTTTCGCCAGAGTTTAGTCGAGCAATTGAAGCGAAACAAATAGCAGAACAAGAAGCAAAACAAGCCAGTTTTATCGCACAGAAAGCAACCCAAGAAGCACAAGCAGAAGTTAACCGTGCTAAAGGTCAAGCGGAAGCGCAGAGATTACAAAGACTGACCTTAACACCGGAACTATTGCAAAAGCAAGCCATAGAAAAATGGGATGGTCGTTTTCCCATGGTGATGGGTGGTGATGGTGCTGTTCCTCTGATTAATATTAATCCTAATGATTTGTCAACAGGACAAAAGAAAAACTAG
- the nfi gene encoding deoxyribonuclease V (cleaves DNA at apurinic or apyrimidinic sites), whose product MKIYQSHPWPSTVEEATTIQETLRNQVIITDQLDEPIQYVAGVDMGFLEDGKMCRAAVAVLSFPDLKVVETSLAYRPTSFPYIPGFLSFREIPAILDALEKIQTIPNIILCDGQGTAHPRRFGIACHLGIIIDIPTIGVAKSWLIGNHAELPESKGSWQPLIHKNETIGAVLRTRTGVKPLYISSGHRISLTTAIDYVLRCTPKYRLPETTRIADKLASDR is encoded by the coding sequence ATGAAGATTTATCAATCTCATCCTTGGCCATCCACCGTTGAAGAAGCCACAACTATTCAAGAAACTTTACGCAATCAAGTTATTATTACAGATCAACTTGATGAACCGATTCAATATGTAGCAGGTGTAGATATGGGTTTTTTGGAAGATGGGAAAATGTGCCGTGCAGCGGTAGCGGTGCTGAGTTTTCCTGATTTAAAAGTGGTAGAAACCAGCCTAGCATATCGTCCGACATCCTTTCCTTATATACCTGGATTTTTATCTTTTCGAGAAATTCCTGCTATTCTTGATGCTTTAGAAAAAATCCAAACTATACCTAATATTATATTATGCGATGGTCAAGGAACTGCTCACCCGCGCAGATTCGGAATAGCTTGTCATTTAGGTATTATTATAGATATTCCCACGATAGGAGTAGCAAAATCTTGGTTAATTGGCAACCATGCAGAATTACCAGAATCTAAGGGAAGTTGGCAACCTTTAATACATAAAAATGAAACCATTGGGGCAGTTTTACGGACACGCACGGGGGTAAAACCTTTGTATATTTCTAGTGGTCATCGTATTAGTTTAACAACTGCTATTGACTATGTATTACGTTGTACGCCTAAATATCGGTTGCCAGAAACTACGCGCATTGCTGATAAACTAGCATCGGATAGATAA
- a CDS encoding FHA domain-containing protein has protein sequence MNKLTLQWQEAGQNRTQHIYEKQPSKNPGTCRLGRDPLRCDIVLTHPTVSGLHIEIFFNSQQQGFYMRNLREPNPPQIDGKPLLKGEMLLHQNSIIYLGQQQIQVTAISIANIPDTIIAPVSQQQIPQNYRHSLPTQPNPEFGLECPNCHKISPPEKLQIGCPWCGTSLAAAVSVLIR, from the coding sequence ATGAATAAATTAACTTTACAGTGGCAGGAAGCAGGTCAAAATCGAACTCAACACATTTATGAAAAGCAACCTAGTAAAAATCCAGGTACTTGTCGTCTAGGACGTGATCCACTACGCTGTGATATTGTTTTAACTCATCCAACTGTTTCTGGGTTGCACATTGAAATATTTTTCAATTCTCAACAGCAAGGTTTTTATATGAGAAACTTACGAGAACCAAACCCTCCACAAATAGATGGAAAACCATTATTAAAAGGAGAAATGTTATTACATCAAAATAGCATTATTTATTTAGGGCAGCAGCAAATTCAAGTGACTGCAATTTCTATTGCAAATATTCCTGATACAATTATAGCTCCGGTATCACAACAGCAAATCCCTCAAAATTATCGGCATTCGCTACCAACACAACCAAATCCAGAGTTTGGTTTAGAATGTCCCAACTGTCATAAAATTTCACCTCCAGAAAAGTTACAAATAGGTTGTCCTTGGTGTGGTACATCTTTAGCAGCAGCGGTAAGTGTACTGATTAGGTGA